The Megalobrama amblycephala isolate DHTTF-2021 linkage group LG13, ASM1881202v1, whole genome shotgun sequence genome contains a region encoding:
- the lpcat3 gene encoding lysophospholipid acyltransferase 5: protein MAAPFLEKIAEYFGSPEPAIRLILSVLLGYPFALVYRWFFFHQSATVVHLFHTFSGLALATFNFGSQVFHSFLCVVIQFLMLRLMGRTVTCVLSSFIFQMTYLLTGYYYTATDEYDIKWTMPHCVLTLKLIGLALDYYDGGKEQSQITAEQKKSALSCTPSLLEVFGFSYFYGGFLVGPQFTLRNYQMLVSREMSDVPGQPPNSVVPAMKRFGLGLITLSIFAIGGPLYPASYYLTDEFEAHAFWYKCVYILVWVKINLYKYISCWLITEGVCVLSGLGYNGKNEKGEPQWDACANVRVWLFETTPLFTGTINSFNINTNAWVARHVFKRLKFMGNKLLSQMFTLLFLAVWHGLHSGYLICFSMEFIIVNVEKQAQALVRDSPLLTSIAQSHLYPLVYVVQQLIHWLFMGYPLVPFCLFTYDKWLKVYYSIYFCGHIFFFAAFLVMPYLRKVFVPRKRGSEKKED, encoded by the exons ATGGCGGCTCCCTTCTTGGAGAAAATAGCCGAATATTTCGGTTCACCCGAACCGGCTATTCGATTGATTTTGTCTGTCTTATTAG GTTATCCCTTTGCACTGGTGTACCGGTGgtttttctttcatcagtctGCGACAGTTGTTCATCTCTTCCACACATTCTCCGGCCTGGCACTAGCCACGTTTAATTTTG GGTCTCAGGTCTTTCACTCCTTCTTATGTGTAGTCATTCAGTTCTTGATGCTGAGGCTGATGGGAAGGACAGTCACATGTGTTCTGAGTAGCTTTATCTTTCAGATG acatatctgttgacgGGTTATTACTACACAGCTACAGACGAGTATGATATCAAATGGACCATGCCTCACTGTGTCCTCACACTCAAACTCATCG GTTTAGCGCTTGATTACTATGACGGTGGAAAAGAA CAATCTCAGATTACCGCAGAGCAGAAGAAGTCTGCCCTCAGCTGTACGCCGTCTCTGTTGGAGGTCTTTGGATTTTCATACTTCTATGGAGGCTTTCTGGTAGGGCCTCAATTCACACTGCGAAACTACCAGATGCTGGTGTCTCGAGAGATGTCCGATGTCCCCGGACAACCACCTAATAG TGTGGTTCCAGCAATGAAGCGATTCGGTTTAGGTCTGATCACCCTATCAATCTTTGCGATAGGCGGGCCGCTCTACCCAGCTAGCTACTACTTAACAGATGAGTTTGAG GCACATGCATTCTGGTACAAATGTGTGTACATCCTAGTGTGGGTGAAAATAAACCTGTACAAGTACATCAGCTGCTGGCTAATCACG GAAGGTGTGTGTGTACTCTCCGGGTTGGGCTATAATGGGAAAAACGAAAAAGGGGAGCCCCAATGGGATGCCTGTGCCAATGTGAGGGTGTGGCTATTTGAGACCACGCCCCTCTTTACAGGCACCATCAATTCCTTCAACATCAATACAAATGCTTGGGTGGCCAG GCATGTGTTTAAGAGGTTGAAGTTTATGGGTAACAAGTTGCTGTCGCAAATGTTCACATTGTTATTCCTGGCTGTCTGGCACGGCTTGCATTCAGGATACCTCATCTGCTTTTCCATGGAGTTCATCATTGTCAATGTAGAGAAACAG GCTCAGGCACTGGTGCGGGACAGTCCTTTGCTGACATCCATCGCTCAAAGTCATCTGTATCCACTAGTTTATGTAGTACAGCAGTTAATTCACTGGCTATTTATGGGATACCCTCTGGTGCCATTCTGCCTCTTCACTTACGACAAGTGGCTCAAG GTTTACTACTCTATTTATTTCTGTGGTCACATCTTTTTCTTCGCTGCCTTTCTCGTTATGCCATACCTCCGCAAGGTGTTCGTGCCTCGAAAAAGAGGCAGTGAGAAAAAGGAGGATTAA